A single genomic interval of Zingiber officinale cultivar Zhangliang chromosome 4A, Zo_v1.1, whole genome shotgun sequence harbors:
- the LOC121973844 gene encoding multicopper oxidase LPR1 homolog 1-like has product MMAAKFLVAVLIVLMISGEEVAGSTGAPPPVSDAYLQRVARSLKKYVDPLPAMPKTYGYAVEDGRPKPIALTVGMYEKKWKFHRDLPVTTVFVYGTSRRAASYPGPAIEALQGVPLNVTWENHLPERHILPWDPTIPAAIPKHGGVPAVVHLHGGVNGPRSDGSAFAWFTSGFREAGPAWSEATYHYPNVQHPGNLWYHDHALGLTRANILAGLVGTYTIRNLPVETPFGLPSGRHFDRHLVISDRSFYEDGSLYMNYTGNVPSVHPEWQPEYFGEVIVVNGKAWPYLAVLRRKYRFRILNSSNARYFNLSLSDGLPFTVIGSDVTYHNKPVTAPSILIAPAEIYDVVIDFAKSETSAVRLTNSAPYPFPGGDPPNMHSSKIMKFVISPKKTADDSRIPAKLVDYPVANVKDAIKKRYIVLYEYQMASGEPTHLYINGKRLEDPATETPRPGSTEVWQVINLTEDNHPLHLHLATFQAARVRGLVALEAFKACMREKNDAVKCDVKKHATGPVTAVPEHERTWKNIVKIAPGSMTTIVVQFKLIDRDEPYPFDATGEPGYVYHCHILDHEDNVMIRPLILKY; this is encoded by the exons ATGATGGCGGCTAAGTTTCTGGTAGCAGTTCTGATCGTCTTAATGATCTCCGGCGAAGAGGTCGCCGGAAGTACAGGAGCGCCGCCTCCGGTGTCTGATGCATATCTCCAGCGTGTGGCTCGCTCGCTGAAGAAGTACGTCGATCCGCTGCCGGCGATGCCCAAGACCTACGGGTATGCCGTTGAGGACGGCCGGCCCAAGCCCATCGCTCTCACCGTCGGCATGTACGAGAAGAAATGG AAATTCCACCGGGATTTGCCGGTGACGACGGTGTTCGTGTACGGCACGAGCCGCCGGGCAGCCAGTTATCCCGGTCCGGCCATCGAGGCGCTGCAGGGGGTGCCGCTCAACGTGACGTGGGAAAACCACCTCCCCGAGCGCCACATCCTCCCATGGGACCCCACGATCCCCGCCGCCATCCCCAAGCACGGCGGCGTGCCCGCCGTAGTACACCTCCACGGCGGCGTCAACGGTCCCCGGTCCGACGGCAGCGCCTTCGCCTGGTTCACCTCCGGCTTCCGCGAGGCGGGCCCCGCGTGGTCGGAGGCCACGTACCACTACCCCAACGTGCAGCACCCGGGCAACCTCTGGTACCACGATCACGCCCTCGGCCTCACCCGCGCCAACATACTCGCCGGCCTCGTCGGCACCTACACCATTCGTAACCTCCCGGTGGAGACCCCCTTCGGCCTCCCCTCCGGCCGCCACTTCGACCGCCACCTCGTCATTAGTGACCGCAGCTTCTACGAGGACGGCTCCCTCTACATGAACTACACGGGCAACGTTCCCTCCGTGCACCCGGAGTGGCAGCCGGAGTACTTCGGCGAGGTCATCGTCGTCAACGGCAAGGCCTGGCCCTACCTCGCCGTCCTCCGCCGAAAGTACCGCTTCCGCATCCTCAACAGCAGCAACGCACGCTACTTCAATCTCTCCCTCTCCGACGGCCTCCCCTTCACCGTCATCGGCTCCGACGTCACTTACCACAACAAGCCTGTCACGGCCCCCAGCATCCTCATCGCACCGGCCGAGATTTACGACGTAGTCATCGACTTTGCGAAGTCGGAGACCTCCGCCGTCCGGCTGACCAACAGCGCGCCGTATCCATTCCCTGGCGGCGACCCGCCCAACATGCACAGCAGCAAG aTTATGAAATTCGTCATCTCGCCGAAGAAGACTGCTGACGACTCAAGGATTCCGGCAAAGTTAGTCGATTACCCAGTGGCCAACGTGAAGGACGCCATAAAAAAGAGGTACATCGTGTTGTATGAATACCAGATGGCGTCGGGCGAGCCGACCCACCTGTACATCAACGGAAAAAGATTGGAGGACCCGGCGACGGAGACGCCGAGGCCGGGAAGCACGGAGGTGTGGCAGGTGATCAACCTGACCGAGGACAACCACCCGCTGCACTTGCACCTCGCCACATTTCAGGCGGCGAGGGTGAGAGGGCTGGTGGCGCTGGAGGCATTCAAGGCGTGCATGCGGGAGAAGAACGACGCGGTGAAGTGCGACGTGAAGAAGCACGCAACGGGGCCGGTGACGGCGGTGCCGGAGCACGAGAGAACGTGGAAGAACATCGTGAAGATTGCACCGGGGAGCATGACCACCATCGTCGTGCAGTTCAAGCTCATCGATAGGGACGAACCCTACCCTTTCGATGCCACGGGTGAGCCAGGTTACGTCTACCATTGCCAT ATTCTTGATCATGAAGACAATGTGATGATTCGACCTCTAATTCTGAAATATTAA